The Magnetococcales bacterium genome has a window encoding:
- a CDS encoding type II secretion system protein has protein sequence MNTKKCRGFSLVEAIVVITVLGVLAGVAITNTGNVSPAAGDSVANSVAGAMVAAAANYRVRCEMGDLPVNFATVTNCTAARDLLQNVTLNDFTWGTGGGAPPTGYLYCTVRHSQGATTYTVTVRTTTASCG, from the coding sequence ATGAACACCAAGAAGTGCAGAGGCTTTTCCCTGGTTGAAGCGATCGTGGTCATTACGGTGTTGGGTGTTCTGGCCGGAGTGGCCATCACCAACACAGGAAACGTTTCACCTGCGGCTGGCGACTCGGTGGCCAACAGCGTGGCCGGAGCCATGGTGGCCGCCGCAGCCAACTACCGGGTCCGTTGTGAAATGGGGGATCTACCCGTCAACTTTGCCACGGTCACCAATTGTACTGCTGCGAGAGATTTACTCCAAAACGTCACGTTAAACGATTTTACCTGGGGCACTGGTGGAGGTGCTCCTCCAACCGGTTATCTCTACTGCACTGTCAGACATAGCCAGGGGGCAACGACGTACACCGTCACAGTGCGCACCACCACGGCCAGTTGTGGATGA
- a CDS encoding GspH/FimT family pseudopilin: MRDESGLSLVELLIMVLTIGILTSSGYVTFSQGNISLRAKAEQFAQDIRYAQTLAMNRGASYQVNVNGSSYTITTSADTAGLLSQATLSGVTIGGTYPIVFNGLGQPTNAGVKTLTTGNQTISINVRAESGSVVVP, translated from the coding sequence ATGCGTGACGAATCCGGACTCTCTCTGGTCGAACTGCTCATCATGGTCCTGACAATCGGTATCCTGACCTCCTCCGGTTATGTCACCTTTTCTCAAGGCAACATCTCCCTGCGGGCCAAGGCCGAACAGTTTGCCCAGGATATACGCTATGCCCAGACCCTGGCCATGAACCGTGGCGCATCCTATCAAGTCAATGTCAACGGGAGTTCCTACACCATCACGACCAGTGCAGACACTGCCGGCCTGCTATCCCAGGCAACCCTGAGCGGCGTCACCATTGGTGGAACATACCCGATTGTTTTCAATGGTCTGGGCCAACCCACCAACGCCGGTGTCAAGACCCTGACCACTGGCAACCAAACCATCTCCATCAACGTACGGGCAGAATCCGGATCGGTAGTCGTACCATGA
- a CDS encoding DUF1643 domain-containing protein gives MSDLLQACREDVVARQLRAAQLLDRYGVYGHFYQLSWNGAELPCRSLLELVAHDCVPSHPNALLQRQADVVAVMMNPGSSRPLGTRHAPPQVVGKPPSLQGYHLVPTRPDNTQYQIMRIMAARGWKHARILNLSDLREPKSPLFLQKVAEINQGDAAGALHSIFHPGRKEELASLLGGVGQTPVIAGWGRHPSLLPLAIRCLDRLRGHALLGVPVAGETRLFAHPSPMLQRAKDAWLDAVLMQSTQLGAG, from the coding sequence GTGTCCGACTTGTTGCAGGCATGCAGAGAAGACGTTGTGGCTCGACAATTAAGGGCAGCGCAACTCTTGGACAGGTATGGCGTGTATGGACACTTTTACCAACTATCCTGGAACGGCGCCGAGTTGCCATGCCGCTCGTTGTTGGAGCTGGTGGCGCATGACTGCGTGCCAAGCCATCCCAACGCGCTGCTCCAGCGCCAAGCCGACGTTGTGGCAGTCATGATGAACCCGGGTTCATCCAGACCGTTGGGCACCCGCCATGCTCCGCCACAGGTTGTCGGAAAACCCCCATCCCTTCAGGGTTATCACCTGGTACCGACCCGTCCCGACAACACCCAATACCAGATCATGCGCATCATGGCGGCCCGTGGCTGGAAGCACGCCCGGATTCTGAACCTGTCGGATCTGCGGGAACCAAAAAGTCCACTTTTTCTCCAGAAGGTTGCAGAGATCAATCAGGGCGATGCCGCCGGTGCGTTGCACTCGATATTCCACCCTGGCCGGAAAGAGGAACTCGCCTCGTTGCTGGGCGGGGTTGGTCAGACTCCGGTCATTGCGGGGTGGGGTCGACATCCATCCCTGTTGCCTTTGGCGATCCGCTGTCTTGATCGCCTGCGGGGGCACGCGCTGCTCGGGGTGCCTGTGGCTGGGGAGACGCGGCTCTTTGCCCATCCCAGCCCCATGTTGCAGCGTGCGAAGGATGCTTGGTTGGACGCCGTCCTGATGCAATCGACTCAGCTCGGAGCCGGATAA
- a CDS encoding cyclic nucleotide-binding domain-containing protein, with protein sequence MHFNLNKVQDIRLFRGIERSEIDSLLQACASLTRFRPGEEIFAEGAVGSEIFILPAGRVRILLAKGTDSQKEIPIRGPDIFGEMAFLDQAPRSGTAVADESLEVYGLERVPTQKYFSLHPSLGLEIMRNLTVILARKIRRTNAILLQELRRMPGEKDGDRESDLSETTTIINPQSLALQDSLDAFARTRNSNRIVQSIVP encoded by the coding sequence GTGCATTTCAATCTGAATAAAGTCCAGGATATCAGGCTGTTCCGTGGTATAGAACGCTCGGAAATCGACAGTCTTCTGCAAGCTTGTGCCAGCTTGACACGGTTTCGACCTGGTGAGGAAATTTTTGCCGAGGGTGCCGTTGGCAGTGAAATTTTTATCCTCCCCGCTGGCCGGGTCCGCATTCTTCTGGCCAAGGGAACCGACAGCCAAAAGGAAATACCCATCCGCGGGCCTGATATTTTTGGCGAAATGGCCTTCCTGGATCAGGCCCCGCGCAGTGGCACGGCAGTTGCAGATGAGTCCCTTGAGGTCTATGGTTTGGAGCGCGTTCCAACCCAAAAATATTTCTCGCTGCATCCTTCCCTGGGTTTGGAGATCATGCGAAACCTGACCGTCATCCTGGCACGCAAGATTCGCCGCACCAATGCCATTCTGTTGCAGGAGTTGCGTCGCATGCCTGGTGAAAAGGATGGTGATCGGGAGAGTGACCTGTCGGAAACGACCACGATCATCAATCCTCAATCCCTGGCCCTTCAGGATAGTTTGGATGCCTTTGCCCGCACGCGCAACAGCAACCGTATCGTTCAGTCCATTGTCCCCTGA
- a CDS encoding prepilin-type N-terminal cleavage/methylation domain-containing protein, whose product MKKRGFTLVELLIVLLVIGILASIAVQNFGNLFDLARDNSAAYENRALQTQTGCRNVATANNQNPDTLCGAIQATP is encoded by the coding sequence CTGAAAAAACGGGGATTTACCCTGGTCGAACTCCTGATCGTCCTTCTTGTTATCGGGATCCTGGCCTCCATCGCCGTACAAAATTTTGGTAATCTGTTTGATCTGGCCAGGGACAACTCCGCAGCATATGAAAACAGAGCCCTGCAAACCCAAACCGGTTGCCGCAACGTCGCGACCGCCAACAACCAGAATCCAGACACACTGTGCGGCGCCATACAAGCTACACCATGA
- the msrA gene encoding peptide-methionine (S)-S-oxide reductase MsrA, with amino-acid sequence MYWKMKMLLPSPDAALPGREQSMTIPTRHHVTGHALLPPYPANMEIALFGMGCFWGAERRFWETGAVHVTAVGYAGGFTPNPTYHEVCTGMTGHNEVVQVVYDPRVISYHQLLQIFWESHDPTQGMRQGNDLGTQYRSGIYTTTEQQAAAALTSREIVQSLLHQVRLGTITTEILQAPEFYFAEGYHQQYLAKNPQGYCGLGGTGIRYPAPS; translated from the coding sequence ATGTATTGGAAGATGAAGATGTTGTTACCATCTCCCGACGCCGCCCTGCCCGGCAGAGAACAATCCATGACAATCCCTACCCGGCACCATGTCACCGGTCATGCCCTGCTCCCCCCCTATCCTGCCAACATGGAAATCGCTTTATTCGGCATGGGGTGCTTCTGGGGGGCGGAGCGGCGTTTCTGGGAAACCGGCGCTGTGCATGTCACTGCTGTCGGGTATGCGGGAGGTTTCACTCCCAACCCCACCTACCACGAAGTGTGTACCGGCATGACCGGGCACAATGAGGTGGTGCAGGTGGTCTACGATCCCAGGGTGATCAGCTATCACCAGCTGTTGCAAATTTTTTGGGAGTCGCATGATCCCACGCAGGGGATGCGCCAGGGGAATGATCTGGGAACTCAATACCGCTCAGGTATTTATACGACCACGGAACAACAAGCCGCTGCCGCCCTGACCTCCAGGGAGATTGTCCAATCCCTCCTGCACCAGGTCAGATTGGGTACGATCACCACCGAGATCCTTCAAGCCCCCGAATTCTACTTTGCCGAAGGGTATCATCAACAATACCTGGCCAAGAATCCCCAAGGATATTGTGGTCTGGGCGGTACGGGCATTCGTTATCCGGCTCCGAGCTGA